Proteins co-encoded in one Maylandia zebra isolate NMK-2024a linkage group LG16, Mzebra_GT3a, whole genome shotgun sequence genomic window:
- the LOC101477611 gene encoding piggyBac transposable element-derived protein 4 yields MASENKSCKNEDVLEIVSKDSEVELCVEDSSSDDEDLIQVDKENSSDSGYEILLPQSDDDDYEPLSPSSPAQPSEQYHSQATQSTSAPTVPQLPESSNNDDYEQPLQSPAKRKAKLKPARSKARKSGPPEQEEMWHNKKEEDRNPEPFKFMPSRVPGPTFNKTASWSPLSLFQLFFSVPVVQTIIQNTNANAARRKAAGVKFQWTDLTVKDFYVFLAIIVFTGLVSVHHRADYWKREWPYNFHFPQEYMSRNRFEAIVWSLHLSNLKDDEENKKKRNTPQYDRLFKIKPLYDQIVNACKANFQPYENICIDERMVASKARISVKQCMKAKPTKRGYKLFVLADSASGYTWNFSVYTGKSESSISHGLSYSAVLDLLPFSLLGRGYTLYLDHFYTSPVLFQYLHKNCFGCCGTIKKTQSDFPRTEKNDFPKRAERGDMRWIRKDEVLFVKWIETREITMCSTVHRAFSGKTVQRRVKEAGAWSAKQIPVPDAVLDYNKNMHGVDLSDALIGYYSVQQKTKKWYKTFFYHFVDIAIVNSFILHKEICRSQGQEPVTQKKFWEHLAVEMLSFAVGSAPAAPSPTLTCMPRYYGSDATQSRRYCRRCLDAGIPRVKTPIYCRACNVPLCLTSKKNCFERWHDKQEYLSSVNVH; encoded by the exons TGATGATGACGACTATGAGCCCCTAAGTCCCTCATCCCCTGCACAGCCATCAGAGCAATATCATTCCCAAGCCACACAATCTACCTCAGCTCCCACTGTCCCCCAGTTGCCTGAAAG CAGCAACAATGATGACTATGAACAACCTCTGCAAAGCCCGGccaaaagaaaagctaaattgaAGCCTGCTAGGTCTAAGGCTCGGAAGAGTGGGCCTCCTGAACAGGAAGAAATGTGGCATAACaaaaaggaggaggacagaAATCCTGAACCCTTCAAGTTTATGCCCTCCAGGGTACCTGGTCCTACATTTAACAAGACGGCATCATGGTCTCCACTTTCGCTCTTCCAGCTTTTCTTTAGTGTACCTGTTGTACAGACAATCATTCAAAATACCAATGCCAATGCTGCGAGAAGGAAGGCAGCTGGTGTAAAGTTTCAATGGACTGATCTGACAGTGAAAGACTTTTACGTCTTCTTGGCTATTATTGTTTTCACAGGCCTTGTAAGTGTACACCACAGAGCTGACTACTGGAAAAGAGAATGGCCATACAATTTTCACTTCCCCCAAGAATATATGTCCAGGAACCGTTTTGAGGCCATCGTGTGGTCATTGCACCTCTCCAACCTGAAAGACgatgaggaaaacaaaaaaaaaagaaacaccccGCAGTACGATCGGCTTTTCAAAATCAAGCCGCTCTACGACCAAATCGTGAATGCCTGCAAAGCAAATTTCCAGCCTTACGAAAACATCTGCATAGATGAGAGGATGGTGGCATCTAAGGCTAGAATTAGCGTCAAGCAGTGTATGAAGGCGAAGCCCACAAAGCGGGGATACAAGCTGTTTGTTCTGGCTGATTCAGCATCGGGTTACACATGGAACTTTTCTGTCTACACAGGGAAGAGTGAAAGCAGCATAAGCCATGGTCTGAGCTACTCAGCCGTTTTAGATCTTCTGCCATTTTCTTTGCTTGGTCGGGGCTACACTTTATATTTGGATCATTTTTATACCAGTCCTGTGCTGTTCCAATATCTGCATAAGAATTGCTTTGGCTGCTGCGGAACCATTAAAAAAACCCAGAGTGACTTTCCCCgcacagaaaaaaatgactttCCTAAAAGAGCTGAGAGGGGAGATATGCGCTGGATTAGAAAAGATGAAGTGCTCTTTGTCAAGTGGATTGAGACTCGGGAGATAACGAtgtgctccacagtgcacaggGCCTTCAGTGGAAAGACTGTGCAGCGTAGAGTGAAGGAGGCTGGGGCGTGGTCGGCAAAGCAAATACCTGTTCCTGATGCAGTGCTGGATTATAATAAGAACATGCATGGTGTTGATTTATCTGATGCTCTCATTGGTTATTACAGTgttcaacaaaaaacaaagaagtggtataagacttttttttatcacttcGTGGACATTGCCATTGTGAACAGTTTTATTTTGCACAAGGAGATATGCAGGAGCCAGGGTCAGGAGCCGGTAACTCAGAAAAAGTTCTGGGAGCACCTTGCTGTGGAAATGCTGTCTTTTGCTGTAGGCTCAGCACCAGCAGCACCATCGCCCACACTCACCTGCATGCCGCGTTATTACGGCAGCGATGCTACACAATCCAGGAGGTACTGCAGGAGGTGCCTGGATGCTGGCATCCCAAGGGTGAAAACACCTATTTATTGTAGGGCTTGCAATGTCCCCCTGTGCCTCACgtcaaaaaaaaactgttttgagCGCTGGCATGATAAGCAGGAATATTTATCAAGTGTAAATGTGCACTGA